A genomic segment from Thermotoga neapolitana DSM 4359 encodes:
- a CDS encoding DUF2194 domain-containing protein, protein MLFLISYLTLSRTLLLYKGSENGYGTDVLSSYIIPVLKNLYEDYDLVDVEKELPDLSEYDLVVTCYYSSKMRNAKIYLKKLSEYVLNGGKIFVINNLGAFEDPSGDSPGLSDINALLNLIGVRYEYNWRQEDVLDLKVDQEYLLKRVTLPVRKSFDGFSIFSPTVKVLMYAVTSRGNYPVIFYGERGGMAIFEHAFDERGNAVIDLGKIVRDILLFNKTNRILLLKENTHVKKTFENALFEVDTSPRYPLSYYKGVVITEDTLLEREDVKNYIENGGSVIFLGKGTHSITGNLVLEKKHLYIPENINVGYHYVSYRPAPQDAEVFMTVDGTPVSWMVKRGKGTLVYFPPDLLEKWSRGILFNEFLVSSGLIVSPIVNVFSIFFDDFPLPSYGIKHDITGTADEIFYYKIWWEDMKKLCKEYSMRPFTALITSYNNKPEYVGFLEFLQSRVTLDFLKTLLEAKDVNVGLHGYNHLPPLQKNWNPDELKISYKALKTFLNELSKSYVPFFFVAPNNEIDKASIEILKEIFPSIKIVGTSYLAETETSEYEIFEDVLILPRTTSGHYPVQRLLVETMSTLLNMGTFHYFTHPDDVISSNRNPESRNWEYMLGQLREFFRVIKRNYPWLRNMTPEELYDTFKDYFENKPTIVYHKDKINVILNSRAKLPRYFFLKSDQDFSIQGGELIYERNGLCVIEMKERKMEVLLNGG, encoded by the coding sequence ATGTTATTTTTGATCTCCTATCTGACCCTTTCTAGGACTCTCCTTCTTTACAAAGGTTCTGAGAATGGATATGGAACTGATGTGCTTTCATCTTATATTATCCCTGTCCTGAAAAACCTGTACGAAGATTACGATCTGGTTGATGTGGAAAAAGAACTGCCTGATCTTTCAGAGTACGATCTTGTTGTGACCTGTTATTATTCCTCGAAGATGAGAAACGCAAAGATCTATCTGAAAAAACTATCGGAATACGTTCTCAACGGAGGAAAAATATTTGTAATAAACAACCTTGGAGCCTTTGAAGATCCATCGGGAGACAGTCCTGGCCTTTCTGATATAAATGCTTTGTTGAATCTTATCGGTGTTCGCTATGAGTATAACTGGCGTCAGGAGGATGTTCTAGATCTGAAAGTCGATCAGGAATATCTCCTGAAAAGAGTGACACTCCCCGTGAGGAAATCTTTCGATGGATTTTCGATTTTTTCGCCGACTGTAAAAGTTCTGATGTACGCCGTGACGAGCAGAGGTAATTACCCGGTGATTTTTTATGGAGAACGTGGAGGAATGGCAATTTTTGAGCATGCTTTCGACGAAAGAGGCAATGCCGTGATAGATTTGGGAAAGATCGTAAGAGACATTCTTCTTTTCAACAAAACAAACCGGATTCTTCTTTTGAAGGAGAACACTCATGTAAAAAAGACGTTCGAGAATGCTCTTTTCGAAGTGGACACATCGCCCAGGTATCCTCTTTCTTACTATAAGGGCGTGGTGATAACCGAAGATACTCTTCTGGAAAGAGAGGACGTGAAGAATTACATTGAAAACGGAGGAAGTGTTATTTTTCTTGGAAAGGGGACACATTCAATAACTGGAAATCTTGTACTTGAGAAAAAGCATCTTTACATCCCAGAAAACATCAACGTGGGATATCACTATGTTAGTTACAGACCTGCTCCTCAAGATGCAGAGGTTTTCATGACGGTAGACGGAACACCTGTTTCCTGGATGGTGAAAAGAGGTAAGGGAACTCTTGTGTACTTTCCTCCCGATCTTCTCGAAAAGTGGTCCAGAGGAATTCTGTTTAATGAATTTCTTGTCTCATCTGGTTTGATAGTCTCTCCCATTGTAAATGTTTTTTCCATCTTCTTTGATGATTTTCCCCTTCCGTCTTATGGTATCAAGCACGATATAACGGGTACGGCGGATGAAATATTCTATTACAAGATCTGGTGGGAAGATATGAAAAAGCTGTGCAAAGAGTATTCTATGAGGCCGTTTACCGCGCTGATAACAAGTTACAACAACAAACCTGAGTACGTTGGTTTTCTTGAGTTTTTGCAGAGCAGGGTCACTCTTGATTTTTTAAAGACGCTTCTGGAAGCAAAGGATGTGAATGTGGGCTTGCATGGATACAACCATCTTCCTCCTCTACAAAAAAACTGGAATCCCGATGAATTGAAGATCTCTTACAAAGCTTTGAAGACTTTCCTGAATGAACTTTCAAAATCGTATGTTCCTTTCTTTTTTGTGGCTCCCAACAACGAAATTGATAAGGCAAGTATAGAGATTTTGAAAGAGATCTTTCCTTCGATAAAGATCGTTGGGACTTCTTATTTGGCAGAAACCGAAACAAGTGAGTACGAAATCTTCGAGGATGTATTGATTTTGCCGAGGACCACAAGTGGGCACTATCCTGTTCAGAGACTTCTTGTTGAAACCATGTCCACTCTCTTGAACATGGGAACTTTCCATTATTTCACCCATCCTGACGATGTGATCAGTTCCAACAGGAATCCGGAGAGCCGAAACTGGGAGTACATGCTTGGACAACTGAGGGAATTTTTCCGTGTAATAAAAAGAAATTACCCATGGTTGAGAAATATGACACCTGAGGAACTGTACGATACCTTCAAAGATTACTTCGAAAATAAACCGACAATCGTTTATCATAAAGATAAAATAAATGTGATATTGAATTCGCGTGCAAAACTCCCGCGCTATTTCTTCCTCAAGAGTGATCAGGATTTTTCCATTCAAGGTGGAGAGTTGATCTATGAAAGAAATGGCTTGTGTGTAATAGAGATGAAAGAAAGGAAAATGGAGGTATTGTTGAATGGCGGGTAA
- the pelG gene encoding exopolysaccharide Pel transporter PelG has product MAGKSFDLLFSKNTLFADALAFFYSTFIYFAPWLVVLFYIVWVSRWFSPSPFFLGVLTYSLIFSMIISGGMSFLISRFLADSIYRKDFRRIYESYIGAVLLVFVVSFVVGWMFFILNDQYSTVQKVLACYALIGFSLVWIQMQFASVTERSSLIVLSFILGFSVSVFLARYWQTDFSEKLLLVLDVGIGLIIFALNYLVLSYLRNSTRMGFGFLTLTGKYPQLIFVGYFYYLSIWIDNFIIWKAKGQEISPGFFLFSEYDIPKFIAALFFIPSLAVFNVAMETVFRRDYKNLMLSIVNNSPLKTIKENMAKLSISLRQAFFSMLSLNLAALVSSFFLAHPIRGWFNLSENFVGIFFWLSMGVSMNISFLSLLVLVLHMEYYWVAFESSALVLTLNTLLSVLTIEKFPGLSFFVSFSSGFVYLLLRFRSKDFLHEEYVKQPLGLEKSKVEVKKLGELRK; this is encoded by the coding sequence ATGGCGGGTAAGAGTTTTGATTTGCTCTTTTCAAAGAACACCCTTTTTGCAGACGCTCTAGCGTTCTTTTATTCCACGTTCATATACTTTGCCCCGTGGCTGGTTGTCTTATTTTACATAGTCTGGGTTTCCAGATGGTTTTCTCCCTCCCCATTTTTCCTTGGTGTTTTGACTTACTCTCTCATATTCTCCATGATAATTTCAGGCGGAATGTCTTTTCTGATATCCCGTTTCCTGGCAGACAGCATTTACAGAAAGGACTTCAGAAGAATCTACGAAAGTTACATCGGAGCAGTTCTTCTTGTTTTTGTGGTGTCTTTTGTCGTTGGATGGATGTTCTTCATCTTGAACGATCAATATTCCACCGTTCAGAAAGTGCTTGCCTGTTATGCGTTGATTGGCTTTTCACTTGTGTGGATACAGATGCAGTTTGCATCCGTTACTGAGAGGAGTTCTTTGATCGTGCTTTCTTTCATACTTGGATTTTCAGTTTCGGTGTTTCTTGCCAGATACTGGCAGACGGATTTTTCAGAAAAGCTCCTTCTGGTGCTGGACGTGGGAATTGGTTTGATCATCTTTGCGCTCAACTATCTTGTATTGAGTTACTTAAGAAATTCCACAAGAATGGGATTTGGTTTTCTGACCCTGACAGGAAAATATCCGCAGTTGATCTTTGTTGGCTATTTTTATTACCTGTCGATCTGGATCGACAACTTCATCATCTGGAAAGCAAAAGGCCAGGAGATATCTCCGGGGTTTTTCTTGTTTTCAGAGTACGATATACCGAAGTTTATTGCTGCTCTGTTCTTTATACCGAGTCTTGCTGTGTTCAACGTTGCTATGGAAACAGTGTTCAGAAGAGACTATAAGAATCTCATGTTGTCCATTGTGAACAACTCCCCTCTGAAAACCATAAAAGAGAATATGGCAAAGCTTTCCATCTCTCTGAGACAAGCCTTTTTCAGCATGCTTTCCCTGAATCTTGCAGCGCTTGTTTCGTCTTTCTTTCTGGCACATCCTATCAGAGGGTGGTTCAATTTATCGGAGAATTTCGTTGGTATATTCTTCTGGCTCAGTATGGGTGTGAGTATGAATATATCTTTTCTGTCGCTTCTTGTTCTGGTCCTTCATATGGAGTATTACTGGGTTGCTTTTGAAAGTTCTGCTCTGGTGCTGACGTTAAACACCCTGCTTTCCGTTTTGACGATCGAAAAATTCCCTGGACTCAGTTTTTTCGTTTCCTTTTCATCAGGATTTGTTTATCTTCTTCTGCGGTTCAGGTCGAAAGATTTTCTTCACGAAGAGTATGTGAAACAACCACTGGGTTTGGAGAAGAGCAAAGTGGAGGTTAAAAAACTTGGGGAGTTGAGAAAGTGA